A DNA window from Hordeum vulgare subsp. vulgare chromosome 1H, MorexV3_pseudomolecules_assembly, whole genome shotgun sequence contains the following coding sequences:
- the LOC123438181 gene encoding U-box domain-containing protein 33-like has product MEVAVAVEVVEENNRKVFVVVPAERRAGRSTLSWALGHLCGGATTVVVTHVHVQPQMIPVMGAKFHASKLSSEQVSSFRRMERDKADRMLDDYVHQCRKTKVRCEKLVVEKEDVASGLVELIGLRGITELVVSAAADRQYSTKLDRPVCRTAAAIMQRADPSCKIWFVCKEQLICTRETKVQIAPSAVTAPLLPNPSREVLHLSTHQEEDDDDIEVELGFYDELREACRAAEDLMNRALNESHRRQKADEEVASCLQKAKEHEELYLAEVKKREELEAALARAEKEISELRQASQQNTTEEATATISALGLQSTTKEEPEAAPWHCQCQCQSKLAASSPSSVIPWSPRADEDGLTCEAGVVGCCWLDGMPSPEGVAQPLARPSFGLRAAVQEYMRQQSQQRCPFP; this is encoded by the exons atggaggtggcggtggcggtggaggtggtggaggagaacAATAGGAAGGTGTTCGTCGTGGTGCCGGCGGAGCGCAGGGCGGGGCGGTCGACGCTTTCGTGGGCTCTCGGCCATCTCTGCGGCGGAGCCACCACGGTCGTCGTCACGCACGTGCACGTCCAGCCGCAGATGATCCCCGTCA TGGGAGCCAAGTTCCATGCCAGCAAGCTGAGCTCGGAGCAGGTGAGCTCGTTCAGAAGGATGGAGCGCGACAAGGCGGACAGGATGCTGGACGACTACGTCCATCAGTGCCGGAAAACCAAG GTGAGATGTGAGAAGCTGGTGGTCGAGAAGGAAGATGTCGCGTCCGGCCTCGTCGAGCTCATTGGCCTGCGCGGAATCACCGAGCTGGTAGTTTCGGCTGCTGCGGACCGGCAGTACTCGAC AAAACTGGACAGACCTGTCTGCAGGACAGCAGCAGCGATAATGCAGAGAGCTGATCCATCGTGCAAGATCTGGTTCGTCTGCAAGGAGCAGTTAATCTGCACCAG GGAAACCAAAGTACAGATTGCACCATCTGCTGTCACTGCACCGTTGCTCCCTAATCCTAGCCGTGAAGTCCTTCATTTGTCAACTCACCAAGAAGAG GATGATGATGACATTGAGGTTGAATTGGGGTTCTATGACGAACTCAGGGAGGCATGCAGAGCAGCCGAGGACCTGATGAACAGAGCTCTGAACGAATCCCACAGGCGCCAGAAGGCAGACGAAGAAGTGGCCTCATGTCTCCAGAAG GCCAAAGAACACGAGGAGCTGTACCTGGCGGAGGTGAAGAAGAGGGAGGAGCTCGAAGCAGCCCTGGCGAGAGCAGAAAAAGAAATTTCAGAGCTACGACAGGCAAGCCAGCAAAACACgaccgaggaggcgacggcgacgaTATCGGCCCTGGGACTGCAGAGCACGACCaaggaggagccggaggcggcgCCCTGGCACTGCCAGTGCCAATGCCAGAGCAAGCTGGCCGCGTCGTCTCCGTCGTCGGTCATACCATGGTCGCCTCGTGCCGACGAAGACGGGCTCACTTGCGAAGCCGGCGTGGTCGGGTGCTGCTGGCTCGACGGGATGCCGTCGCCCGAAGGCGTCGCCCAACCGCTCGCGCGCCCCAGTTTTGGCCTCCGTGCCGCGGTCCAGGAATACATGAGGCAGCAGTCGCAGCAGCGGTGCCCGTTTCCTTAA